The Candidatus Zixiibacteriota bacterium DNA segment CTGGTGGCCGAACGGCGGTTCGCCGATGCCACCATCATGGACGGGTCCTCATTGCTTCATGGTGGCGCCGGATTCACTCTTCGGCATCGAAATCGTTTTTGAGCACGACGTACAGGCGTCCGAAACCATCCACTTCGCCAATAACATCCCACCCAACAATCCGGTCCATATCCAATTTAAGCCGTGGGTGCACTTCCTGCCTGAATCGGTGCCGATCAAGGTTCTCCATGACGGCGACTCTTCCGAGTACACATTCCATGTCTCCGATATCAGCGGCAACTGGATGATGCCTTTGGACACGCATGAGATAGTGTTCAATGACACGGTGATGTGGCAGCTCGACGAGGGCACCCACGAATACCGGGTGGACCTGGGCGTTGATTCCACCACGATCACTCGGCTGAGAGAATATATCACGCAAGACAAACCGTTTGCCGATGGCGGATGCTGGGCGGTTCCACAGCTTAGCCTCTTTGATCCGTCGCTCGAACTGTACAGGATCGATACTCACTTCCCGCCGTATGACCCTATATTCCGCGTTTATTACACCGATGCCCGCTTCTTTCGCCCCAACGTGACATACGAGTACGATTTTAGTGTTTCGGCGGATATATCGCAGGAGTTCAATCTGAATGGTACAATGGACATCGACGTCACCAGTCTCTACTGTATGAAGCTGCACGGAAGGAGTATTCTGTGCGGAGACATCAATTTGTCGGCGAGGGAACTGGGGCCCGACCTTGGACAAATACCTCGCATGGCCACGCTGGATTTCCCCAGTCTTTTTGAAATCGATCCAATCAGGCTCTACAAGGGATACATGGTAAAAATCAAGGCCGGCAAACTTCTGAATATCGAAGCCGGCGGCAGCATCAAACTCCGAGACGCTTCATTGGAGCATGACACTTACCTGCGGCTACCTTGTGACCCATACGTGTTTGGAGTTGCCATTACGCCGCATCTCGATGTCGGTGTGAAGGCTTACGGAAAACTGGAACTGCTCGGCGGAGCGGCCAGCGCCAAAGCCCGTATCTGGGCGGAAACCGAATTCAGTATACCATGCAGTCTCAAAGTAGCCCCGGACTTCTCGTTCGACATCAGTGCCGATCCCTGCTTCTTTCTCGATCTGAAATACCGAGCCACAGTAAAGGCATGGAAACTCAGCTACACCTACCAAGGTAGCTACACTTTGATAGACACATGCCTAAGCGTCCATCTACCCTCGGGTGAAACCAGGGACCAAGGACGGATCCCGATGACCACTTCAGTTGCAGACAGCCGGTACTACGGACCGCCGGCATTGGCCTCGCACGGGTCGGCCAGCATGTCTGTCTTCGTCAACAGCCAGTCCCCTGGCGATGAACAAATCTACTACTCCAAACTTGATACCACATCCGGATGGGCCTGGACGGCACCGGCCAAGATGACCACCAGCAACGACGCCAAGTTCCACCCCGACATCACCAACCTGGGCGACACGGCCTTTGTGGCCATCTGGGTGGAGAGCGTGGGAGCCACCGAGCCGGACTCTACTGTTTACGATTCGGGGCTGAGTCTGGATCAACTCTACGATGTCAACAAAACCAACGAAATCTTCGTGAATACCTATCACACCGGTTCGGGTTCCTGGGGAACTCCGCAGAAACTAACCAACGATGGATACGCCGATGGCGGTCCGGCCATTGCCGCGAGTTCCAATCATCACCTCTGTGCCGTGTGGAGCTACAATGATGACGCCTCGTCATACGATCCGATGAACCAGAAGATCAGGTTTGCGTATTACAACGGCATTAGCTGGTGGCATGCCGTGCTTCCGAATCAGTCCGGCTACAACGTCCAACCCTCCGTTACTTTCGACCGCAACGATAACGCTGTGATCGTGTGGGTGCACGACGGCAGTCCCGTGGATGGCGCCAGTGACGCCAGTAGTCGAGAACTTCTTCAGACTACCATCCCGCCTACCGGTACACCTACCGGCACCAACCTTGTCGTTACTACGGCGCGCGGCCCACTCAATCCCAGCGTCGCGATTGGAATGGACAGCACGGTGGCAGTCGCTTACGAATTCTATGGATTGCATGACAGCGCGGGCGTATTGCTGGACTCCGTCGTATTCGGCGATAACATCCAGGTCGCGGTCAGCCTGGGCGACCTGGCAACACCCTCACAGTGGCAAGTTGACACCGTTGGCTTCAGCGACAGCCTGAGTTTCGGGTCCATGCCGAAGTTACTGGCTCATGACAATCTGTTGCTGCTGACTTACGTAGGCTATGAACACGATGTAAGCGTGCTGCCCGACGGTAATTTGCGCTACACCGAATTGAACCTAATGAGCCCTGCCCCGACATGGAAGACTCCTGCAATCTATGCCGATGAAGACACTGTCGACACATACCTGGGCGATCTTACAATCGACCCGACCGGTATGGCAAGAATCCAATACCAGTTGGACTCGGCTGCCACAAACAACTATCCGTCCGGGTACAATAAGATTCATGAACTGACCCTGGTACCGAACGTAGACTGCTGCGAAGGCATGCGCGGAAACATCGACGGCGGCGAATTCGAAGTCCCGCCCGACATTACCGATCTGGTTTACATGGTTGACTGGATGTTCATTCTGGGCGATGAACCACCATGCCCGGAGGAGGCCGATGTGGACGCCAGTGGAGAAATCGACATAGGCGATCTGGTCTTTGTGGTAGACTTCATGTTTAACGGCGGTATCGAACCACTACCGTGTGACGACAAGGCAGGCATGGATAAGGAAACGCGGCGTGATGGATTGGGGATAATGATTGAGTCGGTAATCGAACCCGGCGCCACCACAATCTACCTGAAGTCGCCGGTCGACCTGCGCGGGATTCAACTCGAACTGAAAAGCGAGAGCGAAGTATCACCTGCCAACCTGATCGGAGACCGGATCGATATGCCTTTCGGTCAACGAGGCGGAATAGCCAAGCTGGGACTTCTTGATCTCGACGGCGATGAGATCATCGCGGCCGGTGACTACCCCATTGTAAAACTCGATGGAGAGTGCCGGATAGTCTCGGCCAAGGTTGCGGACAGGCGAGCCCGTCCTATCGTACCGAGTATCAGGGCCTCATCCGGGCCGGTCGAGCTTCCCACAACCTACCAACTGTATCCAAACTACCCTAACCCATTCAACCCGAATACGACTATTCGCTTCGCTTTACCTGAAGAGACAGATGTACGACTGACCCTGTTCAATCTGCTCGGTCAGATCGTGGCGCCGCTTATAAACGAACATCTCGCGGCCGGTCAGCACCAGGTGGATTGGGACGGACGCAATCAGTTCGGCCGGGCCGTGGCCAGTGGTGTCTACTTTTATCGCCTGGATACCCAACGATTCAGCCAAACAAGGAAAATGGTATTGTTGAAATAGCCATCATTATCGAATTGTACTCAGACAAGGGACAGTACCTGAATGTGCTGTCCCTTCGTTATGTCGTACACGTAAGAATACTCTTGATCGACCAGGCGGGGGGGCTTGACGATAGACCCTCGCCAGCGTCATTGCGAACCCGCCGCAGGCGGGTGCGGCAATCTCGATTCGCTGCACACCTGTCATGCCGAGCGGAGTCGATGTATGAGATTGCCGCGCGACCAACGGCACGAGTGCCTTTGGTCGCGCGCAATGACGCCGAAAGGTTTTTCGACCCTCAGATGCGTGTTCTGCATGGTATCATCTTTAAGGCAGTTTCTGCAATTAACATGCGTCAAACCATCCACTTTGCCGTATACAAGATTAAGTGAAGTCTCATTAACTGACTGCTCTGGAAGGCATTGACTTCTTGCCGGCGACGTGAGCCGGAGTCAGCAAATGGAGACTTATTACGCATGCCCTCAAAAACCCCCAAAGAAAACCTGCCTGAGTTGTCTCGCCGAGAGCTTATCAAAGCGGGTGGTGTGGCGATGGCCGCGATGGCCGCCGGTACCGCCGCCGAGCGAGCGCTGGCTGCAAGTGATGCCGTGCGCTCGGCCAAAGGTCGGCGCCTGGCCATGGTGATAGACCTGGACCGTTGCATTGGCTGCAAGTCTTGTGCGGTTGCCTGCAAATCCGAAAATGGCGTCCGATTGGGCGGCTTTCGGTCATGGGTCTCAGAACGTGAAGACGGCCGGTACCCTCAGGTGACACGATATATGTTGCCGCGTCTGTGCAACCATTGTGAAGAACCGGCCTGTTTGAAAGTCTGTCCTGTGGGTGCGACGGTTAAGCGGCCCGACGGTCTGGTCAACATCGATAAATCCAGGTGCATCGGCTGCCGCTACTGTATGGTGGCTTGTCCCTACAATGCCCGCTACTTCAATCCTCGACATGATTCTGACGGTGAACAACTATATCCGGCCCGCACCCACGGAACGGTCGACAAGTGTAACCTCTGCGCACATCGTGTGGACAACGGTGTCGTGCCCTCCTGTGTGAACACTTGTCCGGCCGGAGCGCGCCTGTTCGGCGATCTGAACGATGCCGACAGCGACGTTCATAAGAAGTATGAGAGTGAGCAACCGGAGCCGCTTCTGCCTGAGTTCGGCACCAGTCCGTCGGTCTTTTACAAAGGTGGGAAACCACACTTGTTCAAAGAGGATCAGAACCGGCCGGAAGCCACTCTCGTGAGTGAAGGAGAATGACACCATGAAGGCATTATCTTTGGAGACGCACATCAAACCGATTGTCGGCAAGTACAGAGGCAGCAACATAGTGAGCATTATGTTGACCGCCTGCGCGGCCTACTGGCTGTATCATTGTTGGCGCATCCTTTCGGAGGGACTCACTACGCTCGGCATCGATACTTACAGCGCCACCTGGGGTGTTCTCGTGGCCAACACGGTGCATATTATCGGCATCAGCCATGTCGGGATTGCAATCTCGGCTGCGGTGCGGGTCCTGCATCTGGATCGTTATCGCAATATCGCCCGGCTGGCGGAACTTGTCACGGTGATCGCACTCGTCATGGCCGTGGCCAACCTCTTGCTGCATGTCGGCCGACCTGATCGATTCATCCTGAATGTCGTCCTTTACGGCAAGTGGCATTCCCCTATGGTTTGGTCGATGACCGTGTTCACGACCTACTTCCTGGCCAGTTCTGTTTACTTGTACCTGTCCATGCGGCGAGACCTATGGTCGATGTCAAACATTACCGACAGGTTTGGGAAGCTCTACAGGTTTCTGACCTTCGGTTACACCGACAGCAGTGATCAACGAGCGCGCCACGAACGAACGCTTTTTTGGATGGCCCTAATCCTGATCCCGATCATGGTCTCGGTGCACTCGGTGTACGGCTTGCTGTTCGGCATGATCTCGGCGCAAGCCGGATGGTACAACCCGCTTCAGGCGCCCTACTTCGTTTTGGGGGCCATCGTCTCGGGCTTCTCGGCTATTATCGTTATTGCCGCCCTCCTGCGCAAAACTTTCGCCTGGCAGCAACTGCTTACCGATCAGTTGTTCAAAGCGTTCGGCGCCTTCCTGACTTTTGTAGTCTTCCTGTATCTCTACTTCATTTTGAGTGAACAACTGACCTCGCAGTACCTTCCAATGGAATCGGAGAGGGCGGTTTCAGATTCTTTGTTAACCGGTCGTTTTGCCGTATCGTTTTGGACAGCTACCAGCCTGGGGCTAATCCTGCCGTTTGTCTATTTGCTCGTTCAATCGGTGAAAAGGAACTATGTTCACATTGGCTTAACAGCAATGTCGGCAGTCCTGATAAACGTCGCTATGTGGGTCAAGCGCTATCTGATCGTCGTCCCGACCCAATACCAGGCGAATCTGCCCATGGCTCGGCCATCGTTCGAGTATACGCCTACCTACACCGAGTGGGTGGTGACGCTGGGCTCGTATGTTGTGGCCGCCCTCATCCTGGTTTTCCTTTTGAGATTGCTCCCATTGTTTGAGCTACCGGTCGTGACCGAGCAAGTCTCGGCAACACACCTTACAGATCGCCCCTCGGCCCGACGAGTGGTA contains these protein-coding regions:
- a CDS encoding T9SS type A sorting domain-containing protein, whose translation is MKLSHTVLASLLIIVTQMVGTAAATEPGTPVIDRSRASIELPVSTPLDHQNRAINPKEAPDRLASAVDTCLDLSYAGSPAFVWPLPSNSGIVEYAMRFDGDGAQVLTSVEIPIYNNGDGEFGDNNLHLAIYEDDGDGLPGTLIAADTILAGTYSSYPASTLFDLESLNLVVNDTFHVGIATDAAPGMGENELIISDDGSGGLGRSSLYAFGAWMTLPDAFGTDESFLMNVVLCPIVDMSDTAGMGITISGPGAGPGNTILCGQTIDFNIHLRNNTGNDLLHLANGFHLYSLNAISWATPTFSVDPAMSTVFPQTNTFTYSLDGAGADSVSLDYLTVVGGLPPDWEGTVATLATTFSCADTGMVACIDSCWTPGSGPWTWWPNGGSPMPPSWTGPHCFMVAPDSLFGIEIVFEHDVQASETIHFANNIPPNNPVHIQFKPWVHFLPESVPIKVLHDGDSSEYTFHVSDISGNWMMPLDTHEIVFNDTVMWQLDEGTHEYRVDLGVDSTTITRLREYITQDKPFADGGCWAVPQLSLFDPSLELYRIDTHFPPYDPIFRVYYTDARFFRPNVTYEYDFSVSADISQEFNLNGTMDIDVTSLYCMKLHGRSILCGDINLSARELGPDLGQIPRMATLDFPSLFEIDPIRLYKGYMVKIKAGKLLNIEAGGSIKLRDASLEHDTYLRLPCDPYVFGVAITPHLDVGVKAYGKLELLGGAASAKARIWAETEFSIPCSLKVAPDFSFDISADPCFFLDLKYRATVKAWKLSYTYQGSYTLIDTCLSVHLPSGETRDQGRIPMTTSVADSRYYGPPALASHGSASMSVFVNSQSPGDEQIYYSKLDTTSGWAWTAPAKMTTSNDAKFHPDITNLGDTAFVAIWVESVGATEPDSTVYDSGLSLDQLYDVNKTNEIFVNTYHTGSGSWGTPQKLTNDGYADGGPAIAASSNHHLCAVWSYNDDASSYDPMNQKIRFAYYNGISWWHAVLPNQSGYNVQPSVTFDRNDNAVIVWVHDGSPVDGASDASSRELLQTTIPPTGTPTGTNLVVTTARGPLNPSVAIGMDSTVAVAYEFYGLHDSAGVLLDSVVFGDNIQVAVSLGDLATPSQWQVDTVGFSDSLSFGSMPKLLAHDNLLLLTYVGYEHDVSVLPDGNLRYTELNLMSPAPTWKTPAIYADEDTVDTYLGDLTIDPTGMARIQYQLDSAATNNYPSGYNKIHELTLVPNVDCCEGMRGNIDGGEFEVPPDITDLVYMVDWMFILGDEPPCPEEADVDASGEIDIGDLVFVVDFMFNGGIEPLPCDDKAGMDKETRRDGLGIMIESVIEPGATTIYLKSPVDLRGIQLELKSESEVSPANLIGDRIDMPFGQRGGIAKLGLLDLDGDEIIAAGDYPIVKLDGECRIVSAKVADRRARPIVPSIRASSGPVELPTTYQLYPNYPNPFNPNTTIRFALPEETDVRLTLFNLLGQIVAPLINEHLAAGQHQVDWDGRNQFGRAVASGVYFYRLDTQRFSQTRKMVLLK
- a CDS encoding 4Fe-4S dicluster domain-containing protein — protein: MPSKTPKENLPELSRRELIKAGGVAMAAMAAGTAAERALAASDAVRSAKGRRLAMVIDLDRCIGCKSCAVACKSENGVRLGGFRSWVSEREDGRYPQVTRYMLPRLCNHCEEPACLKVCPVGATVKRPDGLVNIDKSRCIGCRYCMVACPYNARYFNPRHDSDGEQLYPARTHGTVDKCNLCAHRVDNGVVPSCVNTCPAGARLFGDLNDADSDVHKKYESEQPEPLLPEFGTSPSVFYKGGKPHLFKEDQNRPEATLVSEGE
- the nrfD gene encoding polysulfide reductase NrfD — translated: MKALSLETHIKPIVGKYRGSNIVSIMLTACAAYWLYHCWRILSEGLTTLGIDTYSATWGVLVANTVHIIGISHVGIAISAAVRVLHLDRYRNIARLAELVTVIALVMAVANLLLHVGRPDRFILNVVLYGKWHSPMVWSMTVFTTYFLASSVYLYLSMRRDLWSMSNITDRFGKLYRFLTFGYTDSSDQRARHERTLFWMALILIPIMVSVHSVYGLLFGMISAQAGWYNPLQAPYFVLGAIVSGFSAIIVIAALLRKTFAWQQLLTDQLFKAFGAFLTFVVFLYLYFILSEQLTSQYLPMESERAVSDSLLTGRFAVSFWTATSLGLILPFVYLLVQSVKRNYVHIGLTAMSAVLINVAMWVKRYLIVVPTQYQANLPMARPSFEYTPTYTEWVVTLGSYVVAALILVFLLRLLPLFELPVVTEQVSATHLTDRPSARRVVMVLSLISGLLMIAWGVATREGDFGPVKWLTGIVFLLVIPMANCLIDITPREPEGKSKVQH